The Euphorbia lathyris chromosome 2, ddEupLath1.1, whole genome shotgun sequence genome includes a window with the following:
- the LOC136220200 gene encoding F-box protein CPR1-like → MARIPEDLITEIHQRLPVKSVLRFRCLSKSLCSIIDSPKFVNSHLHRSSENINRRKVILQHMSLKNEPRRFHVIDMNNGEEEELALEKPSVDMWTEIYGSCNGLLLLYGGCSKIALWNPSIREYMNLPDCPLKTPNDYRLIGLGLGYDESIRDYKVVFMLSTSNENQVWILGMQLKICRRIEDCPDSVGLCFGYGYFADGSLNWLGLCRPDILAFDVTKEKFQVLPQPFSSIKLVLTDLHVLEGRLCISFSSIFLPRADIYIRKKNDGFDQFTWEQFCSIKEPRIFKILGFLKSRTKILLSHGRNKLASYDVEEKSFGNIEIDNGCNLSSRFPILCTESLMWV, encoded by the coding sequence ATGGCACGTATTCCTGAAGATTTAATCACTGAAATTCACCAACGTTTGCCGGTTAAGTCAGTTCTTCGTTTCAGATGTCTTTCTAAATCTTTATGCTCAATCATTGATAGCCCTAAGTTTGTGAATTCCCATCTCCATAGATCTTCTGAAAACATCAATCGTCGCAAGGTGATTTTACAGCATATGTCGTTAAAGAACGAGCCAAGACGATTTCATGTAATTGATATGAATAAtggtgaggaagaagaacttgcACTCGAAAAACCAAGCGTAGATATGTGGACAGAGATCTATGGAAGCTGCAACGGTTTGCTTCTTCTATATGGAGGTTGTTCCAAGATTGCTTTATGGAATCCATCCATTCGAGAGTACATGAATCTTCCAGACTGCCCTTTGAAAACCCCAAACGATTACAGACTAATTGGTTTGGGTTTGGGTTATGACGAGTCTATTCGTGATTACAAGGTTGTGTTTATGTTATCTACATCGAATGAAAATCAAGTTTGGATTTTGGGGATGCAATTGAAGATTTGTAGAAGGATTGAAGATTGTCCAGATTCTGTAGGATTATGCTTTGGATATGGATACTTTGCGGATGGTAGTCTAAACTGGTTAGGCTTATGTAGACCTGATATTTTGGCATTTGATGTGACAAAAGAGAAGTTCCAGGTATTGCCTCAGCCTTTTTCCTCAATCAAACTAGTTCTGACTGATTTGCATGTTTTAGAAGGGCGTCTTTGCATaagcttttcttctatttttcttcCCCGTGCTGATATATACATCAGAAAGAAGAATGATGGATTTGACCAGTTTACTTGGGAGCAATTTTGCTCTATTAAAGAACCCAGAATATTCAAAATTTTGGGATTTTTAAAGAGTAGGACTAAGATTCTGCTTAGTCATGGTAGGAACAAATTGGCCTCGTATGATGTTGAAGAGAAAAGTTTTGGAAACATTGAAATCGACAATGGTTGTAATTTGTCGAGTCGTTTTCCTATTCTTTGTACTGAAAGTCTTATGTGGGTGTAG